One genomic region from Ptychodera flava strain L36383 chromosome 14, AS_Pfla_20210202, whole genome shotgun sequence encodes:
- the LOC139148883 gene encoding protein cappuccino-like: protein MAEQEDKKEASDFSPVAYWRRDLPALSPDDIDKIFIDEKAVTTGNQRTETESPVENLYWQLKESRSVSSCEDDSVTSVELLTAFDHQHEGNQNKAILSDRTSSGDDVRRLKKQGTVECCSQSQTPTDSTGSISEKYNESLHEFYQVHDELALCQPDHPAQNDEGTDVKNSITTQKNDNYNSISVNNSGVLTEHAATFDIQRENGSRSSAMQDGKQEVEACDKPNQGLLHGKAARPDKLVIQPQDISTIQEESKNHDNSQNDLNSPRSKFRVIKTDYPITTNRHLISPTTGSGYSLPLLEPGLKRKKVDSDSVAFVGVNPSSPLSENVNQRSQSESGSQKSRAVFRPQSIAPRMRRRMSLQQILQDNNMVNNVKTKVFKFNQSIDDNLFSPVDVTSPNETFKFGQDGDSQKFFTIGTSPTEHQKKIVSQSSSELEDNVFSESPKKEHQPVTMKRMASSTSEEKVSPQSSSEPNRQGSKSGEKSSVTFVQSPDSKMTPAATTETRPQSLFKFTPQQFKQRRDERVVNKLSRTQSVDQTLSMSKHSTPTSVEGPWSKEQPEKTGSWKNQFKSWLFGAKSVDSSQEPKTPEKSKVDVKVSFKNMEKFEGKMLVDWLCSSSGIGDQQTMRSTALIFCNNLVEIGVLKAMEEEPENFHKFRIDAMYCWSHGSSNNQSAQITSPGRLAQVWPPPQSAQSSDAGLKYTEAEHQQIVMGLKKQQKLEIDKLQEQYELSLFQLRGEYAMRTVELEDGLTECKRDLAKYKKIADELEAKERKVFVDSAAQTDKIEVKIKVKPISQPDEEVVEELPRTGPKPQIELPTTGDATVSNVPVLSSLNASETDPATGIQPVPPLSSPTEGIPPPPPLPVGIPPPPPPPPPPGGIPPPPPPAPPLLGGIPPPPPSLGGIPPPPGAPPVGLLSSQVIQGPKRPYIEPKVVMKSLYWKIIQIHEMEKICARQRVQRDPAVWDELQDVDLNTQELEELFSKKAAVKKKPLADNMKKLKERKKVAKVLDNKRSQNIGILISSLRLDMDDIKKAVMDVDTSDIDIEILQSIYDIRPQSDEIKKINSQITKDEDTPLDKPEQFLLHLSEIPCFAERVHCILFQSSFKENIGLLREKLSTIGQICQELQSSNSVQQILCLILSLGNFMNGGSRTRGQADGFALDILAKLKDVKSSDNSTNLLQYLVKIYITTFDEDAGTEKAKFPVPQPSSVDQASLIKFEDIHKEVKKIKRELEGCKLKVDKVVQNCEEDEQQPFKDNMENFIIAARDELHTEELTLECCQQKFQFVVNFYCVKPKSEGKEVTPAQFFSLWSPFCRDFKSEWKKEQQRITRQKMDEAQRITRQIQEEKRKSFSTSAVKSGGLKSKVAAAAKRKN, encoded by the exons ATGGCAGAACAGGAAGACAAAAAAGAAGCCAGTGATTTCAGCCCTGTGGCTTACTGGAGGAGAGATCTACCAGCACTCAGCCCGGATGACATTGATAAGATATTCATAGATGAAAAAGCTGTCACCACTGGCAATCAACGAACAGAGACTGAAAGTCCTGTGGAAAATTTATACTGGCAGTTGAAAGAAAGCCGAAGTGTGAGTAGCTGTGAAGATGACTCTGTAACGTCAGTGGAATTATTGACAGCTTTTGATCATCAACATGAGGGCAATCAAAATAAAGCAATATTGTCTGACAGGACTTCCAGTGGTGATGATGTCAGAAGGTTGAAAAAACAAGGGACAGTGGAATGTTGCAGTCAGAGTCAGACTCCAACTGATTCTACTGGTAGTATCTCAGAGAAATACAATGAAAGTTTACATGAATTCTATCAAGTTCATGATGAATTGGCACTGTGCCAGCCAGACCATCCAGCACAAAATGATGAAGGAACTGATGTGAAAAATTCAATAACAACTCAAAAAAATGACAACTACAACTCCATCAGTGTCAATAATTCTGGAGTGCTAACAGAACATGCAGCCACTTTTGATATTCAGAGAGAAAATGGCAGTCGTAGTTCTGCAATGCAAGATGGCAAGCAAGAAGTTGAAGCTTGTGACAAACCAAACCAAGGTTTGTTGCATGGGAAAGCAGCCAGACCAGACAAACTTGTTATTCAACCACAGGACATTTCCACAATACAGGAAGAGAGTAAAAACCATGACAACAGTCAAAATGATTTAAACTCTCCTCGAAGTAAATTTCGAGTTATAAAAACTGATTATCCCATCACTACAAACAGACATCTGATTTCTCCAACTACCGGTTCAGGCTACAGTCTTCCCTTGTTAGAGCCTGGACTCAAACGGAAGAAAGTTGACAGTGACTCGGTGGCATTTGTTGGTGTGAACCCTTCTTCACCGCTGTCAGAAAATGTAAATCAAAGGAGTCAATCAGAGAGCGGTTCTCAGAAATCAAGAGCGGTGTTTCGGCCACAGAGTATCGCGCCACGGATGCGAAGGCGAATGTCCTTACAACAGATACTTCAAGACAATAACATGGTGAATAATGTAAAGACTAAAGTATTCAAATTTAATCAGTCCATAGATGACAATCTCTTCTCACCAGTTGATGTGACATCtccaaatgaaactttcaaatttggacAAGACGGAGACAGCCAAAAATTCTTTACAATTGGAACTTCTCCGACTGAacaccagaaaaaaatagtttctcagtCTTCTTCGGAACTTGAAGATAATGTATTCAGTGAGAGCCCCAAGAAGGAACACCAACCAGTCACAATGAAGAGAATGGCATCATCAACGAGTGAAGAGAAAGTTAGTCCTCAATCATCATCAGAGCCAAACAGACAAGGAAGCAAATCAGGGGAAAAATCAAGTGTAACGTTTGTTCAGTCACCGGATTCCAAGATGACTCCAGCCGCTACCACGGAAACAAGGCCACAATCACTGTTCAAATTCACTCCACAGCAATTTAAACAGAGAAGAGATGAAAGAGTTGTCAACAAACTATCAAGAACCCAGTCAGTGGATCAGACACTTTCCATGTCCAAACACAGTACCCCTACAAGTGTGGAGGGACCTTGGTCCAAAGAGCAACCGGAAAAGACAGGTTCTTGGAAAAATCAGTTCAAGAGTTGGCTTTTTGGTGCTAAGTCTGTTGACAGTTCACAAGAACCAAAAACACCTGAGAAAAGCAAAGTGGATGTTAAAGTCAGTTTTAAAAACATGGAGAAATTTGAAG GAAAGATGTTGGTAGACTGGTTGTGTTCTTCATCAGGTATTGGTGACCAACAAACCATGAGGTCAACGGCtttgattttttgcaataatttaGTTGAAATTGGAGTTTTAAAAGCCATGGAAGAAGAACCAGAAAATTTCCACAAATTCAGG ATTGATGCCATGTATTGCTGGTCACATGGTTCATCAAACAACCAATCAGCACAGATTACATCACCAGGACGATTGGCACAGGTATGGCCTCCACCACAATCCGCCCAGTCAAGTGACGCTGGCCTCAAGTACACTGAAGCTG AACACCAGCAAATTGTTATGGGTTTGAAGAAACAACAGAAACTTGAGATTGATAAACTCCAG GAACAATATGAATTGAGTTTGTTTCAATTGAGAGGGGAGTATGCCATGAGGACTGTTGAGTTGGAAGATGGACTTACAGAATGTAAGAGAGATCTTGCTAAGTATAAGAAAATTGCTGATGAACTTGAAGCAAAAGAAAGGAAAGTGTTTGTTGACAGTGCAGCACAGACTGATAAGATTGAAGTCAAGATCAAAGTCAAACCAATATCACAACCTGATGAAGAAGTTGTTGAAGAACTTCCACGAACTGGACCTAAACCTCAAATAGAGTTACCAACCACGGGAGATGCTACAGTGTCCAATGTTCCTGTTTTGTCATCATTAAATGCATCAGAAACAGATCCTGCCACTGGAATACAACCAGTCCCTCCGTTATCATCTCCAACAGAGGGAATACCTCCACCACCTCCCCTACCAGTTGGAATACCCCCACCACCTCCACCACCACCCCCTCCAGGAGGGATACCACCACCACCTCCCCCAGCACCTCCCCTGCTAGGAGGTATACCACCACCGCCACCCTCCCTTGGAGGAATTCCCCCACCGCCAGGAGCTCCACCTGTAGGACTATTATCTTCTCAAGTGATTCAAGGACCAAAAAGGCCGTACATTGAACCAAAAGTTGTGATGAAATCGCTGTATTGGAAGATTATCCAAATTCATGAAATGGAGAAGATCTGTGCCAGACAGCG TGTTCAAAGAGATCCTGCAGTTTGGGATGAGTTGCAAGATGTTGACTTGAATACTCAGGAACTTGAGGAATTATTTTCCAAGAAAGCAGCTGTGAAAAAGAAACCTCTGGCAGacaacatgaaaaaattaaaagaaaggaaaaag GTTGCCAAAGTTCTGGACAACAAACGCTCTCAGAATATTGGTATCTTAATATCAAGTCTTCGTCTTGATATGGATGACATCAAGAAGGCTGTCATGGATGTTGACACctctgacattgacattgagaTTCTGCAGTCGATTTATGACATT AGACCACAGTCCGATGAAATCAAAAAGATCAATTCTCAGATAACAAAAGATGAAGACACTCCCTTGGACAAACCTGAACA ATTTTTACTGCATTTGTCAGAAATTCCGTGTTTTGCGGAGAGAGTTCATTGTATTCTATTCCAGTCATCATTCAAAGAGAATATCGGCTTGCTGCGTGAAAAGTTGTCAACAATTGGTCAGATTTGCCAG GAACTGCAATCAAGTAATAGCGTTCAGCAAATTCTTTGTTTAATTCTAAGTCTTGGTAACTTCATGAATGGAG GAAGTAGAACCAGAGGACAAGCAGATGGCTTTGCACTGGATATTCTGGCCAAATTAAAAGATGTGAAGAGCTCT GACAACTCCACAAATCTCCTTCAGTATCTTGTCAAAATCTACATCACCACGTTTGATGAGGATGCAGGTACAGAGAAAGCCAAGTTTCCGGTTCCACAGCCGTCGTCTGTAGACCAAGCTTCTCTgattaaatttgaagacattcacAAAGAAGTGAAGAAGATTAAAAGAGAATTGGAAG gtTGCAAGTTGAAAGTTGACAAAGTTGTACAAAACTGTGAGGAGGATGAGCAGCAGCCATTCAAAGATAACATGGAAAACTTCATCATTGCTGCCAGAGATGAACTCCATACAGAGGAATTAACACTTGAATGCTGTCAACAAAA ATTTCAATTCGTTGTCAATTTCTACTGCGTGAAACCCAAATCCGAAGGTAAAGAAGTTACTCCGGCTCAGTTCTTCAGTTTGTGGTCACCATTCTGCCGAGACTTCAAATCAGAATGGAAAAAGGAACAGCAAAGAATCACTCGGCAAAA GATGGATGAAGCCCAAAGAATAACAAGACAAATACAGGAGGAAAAGAGGAAAAGTTTTTCAACATCAGCCGTGAAAAGTGGAGGATTGAAATCCAAGGTTGCCGCTGCTGCCAAAAGAAAAAATTGA